A genomic window from Elaeis guineensis isolate ETL-2024a chromosome 3, EG11, whole genome shotgun sequence includes:
- the LOC140856026 gene encoding secreted RxLR effector protein 161-like codes for MEQCPKTEEEKRQMAKVPYASAVSSLIYAMMCTRPDICFIVGMVSRYQSNPGTAHWVAVKRILRYLKRTLCYQGGSLKLVGYTDANDSTDKDKHKSTSGYAFILRGGAISWCSKKQQCISLPMMESEYVACTITVHEAIWLKRFLQSLNVIGHLCEAVVIFYDNTAAIAYRKDPKYYRKSKHIDTRYHFIHDIIA; via the coding sequence ATGGAGCAATGTCCTAAgacagaagaagagaagagacagaTGGCAAAAGTACCATATGCAAGTGCCGTTAGTAGTTTGATATATGCTATGATGTGTACTCGACCCGACATATGTTTCATAGTTGGCATGGTCAGCAGATACCAAAGTAATCCAGGTACTGCCCATTGGGTTGCAGTTAAAAGGATACTTCGATATCTAAAAAGAACTTTATGCTATCAAGGTGGGAGTCTTAAGTTGGTTGGATATACTGATGCTAATGATTCTACAGATAAAGATAAGCATAAATCTACTTCAGGTTATGCATTCATACTTAGAGGtggagccatttcatggtgtagCAAGAAACAGCAGTGCATCTCATTACCTATGATGGAGTCAGAGTATGTTGCCTGTACCATTACTGTGCATGAGGCTATATGGTTAAAGAGATTCTTGCAGAGCTTGAATGTCATAGGGCATCTTTGTGAGGCTGTTGTAATCTTTTATGATAACACGGCTGCCATAGCTTACAGAAAGGATCCCAAGTACTATAGAAAGTCCAAGCACATTGATACACGCTATCACTTTATTCATGACATCATTGCATAA